Proteins co-encoded in one Malus sylvestris chromosome 9, drMalSylv7.2, whole genome shotgun sequence genomic window:
- the LOC126583784 gene encoding auxin-responsive protein IAA1-like has translation MSPENKQQPPDGLNYDETKLTLGLPGSGSKRGFSETVDISLGSSSSSSSRAGVECCDQYSVVDGGDKTHKAPAKAQVVGWPPVRVSRKNLMNSCKYVKVAVDGAPYLRKVDLEMYNSYQQLLGALEDMFSFLKIRNYLNESKLMDPANGVEYVPTYEHRDGDWMLVGDVPWKMFVETCKRLRLMKSSEAIGLVPRTPPQCTSTH, from the exons ATGTCACCGGAAAATAAGCAGCAGCCGCCGGACGGACTGAACTACGATGAGACGAAGCTGACCTTAGGGTTGCCTGGTTCGGGCTCGAAACGTGGATTCTCAGAGACCGTTGATATTAGTCTTGGGAGCTCGAGCTCATCGTCGTCAAGAGCAGGGGTGGAATGTTGTGATCAATATAGTGTTGTTGATGGTGGGGACAAAACTCATAAGGCTCCAGCTAA GGCACAAGTGGTTGGATGGCCACCAGTGAGAGTTTCAAGGAAGAACTTGATGAACAGCTGCAAATATGTGAAAGTGGCAGTTGATGGAGCTCCATATCTGCGCAAGGTTGATCTTGAGATGTACAACAGCTATCAGCAGCTTTTGGGTGCTCTTGAGGACATGTTTTCCTTCTTAAAAATCC GTAATTACTTAAATGAGAGCAAGCTCATGGACCCTGCAAATGGGGTGGAATATGTACCAACTTATGAACACAGAGATGGCGATTGGATGCTTGTTGGAGATGTCCCATGGAA AATGTTTGTGGAAACATGCAAGCGGCTCCGGTTGATGAAAAGCTCAGAGGCGATCGGATTAGTTCCGAGGACGCCTCCGCAATGCACAAGCACACACTGA